The genomic region TTTTCTCCGCTGCGGCCCAAGCTGATCCGCATCGCTTACCGCATGCTCGGTTCGGTGGCCGAGGCCGAGGACGTGGTGCAGGACGCGTTCGTGCGCTGGATGGCAGTCGATCAGAGCACGGTGCGGGATGCCGAGGCGTTCCTGCGCCGGATCGTCACGCGGCTCAGTCTTGACGTGCTCAAATCGGCGCGGCGGCAGCGGGAGACCTATGTGGGCCCCTGGTTGCCCGAACCGGTGGTGGGGCCCGAGCTGGACGAGGTCGACGACGTGACGTTGCCGCTGATGATGGCGCTGGAGCGGTTGACCCCGCTCGAGCGTGCGGCGTTTCTGCTGCACGATGTTTTCGGGATCGGCTTTGACGAGGTGGCGCGCACCATCGGGCGCGATCCGGCGGCGTGCCGGCAATTGGCCAGCCGGGCACGCGCCCATGTGCGGGCCGAGCGGCCAAGGTTCGAGGTGACGCGCGAGCGTGGGTTCGAGATCGCGCAGGCGTTCTTTGCGGCGTCGCGGGAGGGGGATATGGGGAGGTTGCGGACGCTGCTTGCCGACGATGTGACCGCCTGTTCGGACGGCGGCGGGAAGCGTTCGGCGGCGGCGGTGCCAATCGTGGGCATCGAGGACGTGGTGCGGGTGCATGCCGGGCTGGCGGATTTCTTTGCCAGGGACAACAACATGTCGAAGCTGGTGCGCTATGACGTGATCAATGGGCTGCCGGGGTTTCTTACCATCGAGAGCGATGGAACGGTGCAGACGACGGCGCTCGAAATCGTCGATGGGAAGGTGGTGGGCATCTATATCGTGCGCAATCCCGACAAGCTCCGGCATCTGAACGGCGGCAAGCTGCACTGAGCGCGGCAACCTAGGATGGGGGAAGGAACGGTTGCCTGTCGCGGAGGCTTCCTCCTTGGCTGTTCCAATGGGAGACCGATCTTATGGCTCGATATGTTCACCGTCATGGACACACCGTCGTTTCGGATCGCTTTTGGGGCGAAACTCCGGGACTGAGCCGGCTGGGTCGGCCGGACCCGCGCGGGCGATCAGGGGGCTATTACGGCTCCAACGAGGACGACGAATACGACCCCTATGATTTCGATCTGCCGCGTGAGGGGCCCGAGGGCCGGCCGCGGAGCAACCAGGGGATCAAACGCCCCACCCATGTGGATGTAGGGTACGAGCCCGACCAGCCGGTGCCTGGTGGCTGGGGGCTGGCCGATCCGGCAGGCGAGCGGCACCGTCGAGGCTATGCCGGGCGGGGGCCGAAAAGCTACCAACGAAGGGATGACCGTATCCTCGAAGACGTTTCGGACCGGCTGATGGAGGATCCCTTTCTCGACGCGTCTGGGATCGAGGTCAGCGTCAACGCCGGGGAAGTGCGGCTGGATGGAAGCGTGGATGCCCGGGCCGACAAGCGGCGGGCCGAGGACATCGCTGAGACGGTGTCGGGGGTAGGCAATGTTCAGAACAATCTGCGGGTTCAGCACCGGGATGTTTCCCGCTCTTGAGGAGGCGTTTTCCGATGAGCACCGATTCCAAATATACGCCTTCGGGCAAATCGACCAATTCGGACAAGTCCGCTGGTCCGGCTCACAAGGGCGGCAGCGGTCAGCAGAATGCCGAAAAGTGGGGCGGAGGCAGCAAGGCGGCCAAGGGCGGAGTGTCCAAGGCCGACAAGCATAACGAGAATTCTTCGAGCAAGAGCTGAACCGGAGTCGTCCCGTTCAGCTCTCCCCGATGGTCAGGCGTTGCCGACGGTTTCCCCGGATGCCCAAAGCGTGCGGATATCCTCGTTCAGCGCCGCGCGCACCTTTTCGGCCTGGCCACGATCGATGTGACGGTCGAGCACGCGGTACACCGATTTGACGGCGTCCTCGGCATCGATCGGACGGGTAAACTGCAGATCGTCTTTAACGGCCTGGAGGAACTCGTCACGGGTGCGCAGTTGGCTGGGCTGGCGTGCCGGCTGGTACTGGTCGTAATAGGCGCCTCGCACGAGCAATGGGAGTTGGCCGCCCAAGTGCGCTGAAAGATCGGGCGGAAGCTTGTCGCGCGTGGTGCGCAAAACACTGCCCAGGATGTGCCAGGCCACCTGTCGGTCGGGGCCGTGCTCGGCCATGATCTCGTCCAGCCAGATGTTGGTGGTCTGCAACGTCTTGTCGAATACGTCGAGTCCATTGGCGCTCATGGCAAATGTCCTCCTCTCGATGTGACGGATTGCGCCGACGCCCAAGGGTGGGCTGTCGAACCGAAGGGGAACGGGCACGCGCCGCCAAGGTTCGGCGCCTTAGTCAGAGGTTAATCTGTCAGATGCTGAGGAGCGCGTAGGGCTTGCCGTCGGGCTTGGGGATCGGGGCGGCAACGTTATAGACCGGTGCGCCGCCCGGGGTTTTCCCCTGATAGCTGCCGTGATGGGCGTGACCGTGCACGATGGCGCTGACCTTGAAGCGATCCACGGTTTCGGCAAGGCGGGACGAACCCAGGAAGGGAAAGATCTCGACCGGCTCGCCCTGGAGCGTTTCGGAGATGGGAGAATAGTGCAGCACCACGAGGACGCGGTCGGATTCCACGTGCCTTAAAGCATTTTCCAGGTTCATGGCCTCGTGGGTGCTTTCGCTGACCATCGCCTTGATGGCAGGCTCGCCGAACGAACTCAGCATGTAGCGGCCAAAGCCGCCGGCAAATCCCTTGACGCCCACGAAATCGACGCCGTCGATGGTGGTGGATTGCCCTTCGAGAAGATGCACGCCGGCATCCTTGATGATGGCGGAGACTTCTTCGACGGCACCGCATTCGTAATCGTGGTTACCGAGGACCCCAACTACGGGAATGGAGCAGGATTTGAGCTGGCCGGCGAGCATTTCGGCTTCGGCCGGCCGGCCGAGATCGGTGATGTCGCCGGCAAGGACCAGCACGTCGGCCACTTCGGAAATCTCGCTAAACAGCTCGCTATAGGAACGGCTGCCATCTTCCTTGACGTGCAGATCGCCAATCGCCGCCACCTTGAGGGACTTGCGGGCCTTGGTCATCGCGTCCTCCTTATTGCTCGCGCCACTCGCCTTCGCCGCCGACATCGGCAAAGCCCCATTCGGCGACATCGATCTCGTAGTCGGCACGCGAAAGCATGCGGCCGCGGCAAACCTTCATTTCGGGCAGGGGGAGCTGGCGCTGGGCGTGGAGGCGGTCGAGAAGCTCGTCGAGCAGCCAGGCGGGAATGCGCTCGCGCTCGGTGGGATAGATCCAGCGGAAGTTGAGAAGGTGGACGAGAAGCACTTCCCAGTGCACTTCCATATAGGCCAGCAGACGCTCCCAATCGATCTCCTCATGGGTTTTGAGGATGAGGTGAGCGACGTCGGCGCCATCGTAGCGCGTACGGTTCTGGATGAAGCATTTCGACCAGATGAGTTCCGTCGGGGGCACGATCGAGACGCGGCTGCCGAACAGCTCGATGGTGTGGGCACCCTCGAACCAGGCATCACCCACCGGCATGGTGCCGTTCGAAGACGCAAAGATCACGTCAAAGAAATGTTCGCCTTTGCAGACCTTGCCGAGCCAGCGGTCGTCCTCGATGCGGATCGAAAAGCCCAGCTCACGGAAATGGGAGAGGATACGGGTGTAGTCCCCCGCCTTGCAGAAGATGTCGAGATCCTTGGTCTGGCGGGTGATGCCGGTATAGGCGCTCACGGCATAGGTGCCGCTCACCAGAAAAGGGCACTCCAGTTCGAGCAATTGGCGAAGAGCATGGGTGTAGAACGCTTCGGCGTCGGGATTGACGAGAGTGGGTGATGCCTTTGCATCCATTTGGCGGCTCGATCCATCGAGTGGTTTGGTGTTGCCAGAGCCAAACGGAGAGCAGTGGAAGGACGTTCCACCGCCAAACGCATGCCGCAAAAAGAAAAAGGGCCCCGTGCGGGGCCCTTCCTCGTTCGATAAGCCGAAGCTTATGCCGAATAGTACATCTCGTATTCGACCGGATGCGGGGTGTGCTCGAACTTGATGACTTCTTCCATCTTGAGCGCGATGTAGGCGTCGATGAAATCGTCGTCCATCACGCCGCCAGCCTTCAAGAAATCGCGGTCCTTGTCGAGGCTGTCCAGCGCTTCACGCAGCGAGGCGGAGACGGTCGGGATATCCTTGAGCTCTTCCTTGGGCAGTTCGTAGAGATCCTTGTCCATCGGGTCGCCCGGGTGGATCTTGTTCTTGATGCCGTCCAGGCCAGCCATCAGCAGAGCGGTGAAGGCGAGGTAGGGATTGGCGAGCGGATCGGGGAAGCGAACCTCGACGCGCTTGGACTTCGGCGACTGGCCGAAGGGAATACGGCAGGAGGCCGAGCGGTTGCGGGCCGAATAGGCCAGCAGCACGGGCGCTTCGAAGCCGGGGACCAGGCGCTTGTAGGAGTTTGTGGTCGGGTTGGTGAAGGCGTTGATGGCCTTGGCATGCTTGATGACGCCGCCGATGTAGAACAGGCAGGTTTCAGACAGACCCGCATAGCCGTCGCCGGCGAAGAGCGGCTGACCGTCCTTCCAGATCGACTGGTGGCAGTGCATGCCCGAGCCGTTGTCGCCATAGACGGGCTTGGGCATGAAAGTCGCGGTCTTGCCATAGGCCTGGGCGACCTGATGGACGCCATACTTATAGAGCAGGACCTGATCGGCCGACTTGATCATCGGGGCGAACTTGATGCCGAGCTCGTGCTGGGCCGACGCCACTTCGTGGTGGTGCTTTTCAACGGTGACGCCCATGGCGGCCAGCGCTTCGAGCATCTCGCCGCGGATATCCTGGGCGCTGTCGAGCGGAGGAACCGGGAAATAGCCCTTCTTCAGACCGATGTGGTGGCCGGTGTTGCCGCCCTCGTAATCGGCATTCGAATTGGCCATCAGCTCGCCGGCGTCGACCGCAAAGCCCACATTGTAGGTGGTGGTCGAATACTTCACGTCGTCAAAGAGGAAGAATTCTGGTTCCGGGCCGAAGACGACGGAATCACCGATGCCGGAGGTCGCGACATAGGCCTCGGCCTTCTTGGCGATCGAGCGCGGGTCGCGGTTGTAGGGCTGATAGGTGGCGGGCTCGAGAATGTCGCAGTTCACGCACAGGGTGGGCGCCGAGAAGAACGGATCGACATAGGCGGAATCGTTGTCGGGCATGAGCACCATGTCGGACTCGTTGATTGCCTTCCAGCCGGCAATCGAGGAACCGTCAAACATTACGCCTTCTTCGAACATGTCGGCATCGACGACCGAGGCGTCCATGGTGACGTGCTGAAGCTTGCCGCGCATGTCGGTGAAACGAAGGTCGACATATTTGATGCCTTCGTCCTTGATCTTCTTCATCAGATCGTTTGCTGAGCTCATAATAGATCCCCAGTTTGAAGTTTGTTGTTTATCGCGCGTTTGTTCGGGAGGAGGTTTCGCGCGCCTGTCTCTAATTGACTACGCCCTTAAAGGGCTTCGTCTCCGCTTTCGCCCGTGCGGATTCGAATGGCCTGTTCGACCGTCGAAACGAAAATCTTGCCGTCGCCGATGCGGCCGGTCTGGGCCGCGTTGCGAATGGCCTCGATGGCCTTGTCGGCCAACTGGTCGGGCACGACGACCTCGACTTTGACCTTGGGCAGGAAATCGACGACGTATTCGGCGCCACGATAGAGCTCTGTGTGGCCCTTCTGACGGCCGAATCCCTTGGCTTCGGTGACCGTGATGCCCTGAAGCCCGACCTCTTGCAGGGCTTCCTTGACCTCATCGAGCTTGAAGGGTTTGACGATGGCCTCGATCTTTTTCATGTCCACGTCTCCTCTTTGGTTCGGGACCGGTTGGCCGGTTGAATGCATGGGCTGTGCCAGTCGGAAGTCCGGGGATAGAAAACAAGTCCCATCAATGTCTTGTTGGAATATGCTAATCACCCCTCACAATTCGCCGTCGCCTCCTTTGCGCAAAAAACGGGCAACTTGCACAAACGTTGTGCAGATGAGTTGGCGCTGCGTTGCGGCAAATGACTAAGAAGGCGGCAGAGGCGGAAACCTCAGGGCCACCCCACGCCGGGCAGGGTGGTTTTCAATCAAGCTTTGACTGGAAAGGGAAGTTGGGCTAGGACGCGTGCCAACTCGGCGCCCGGCGTACGAGATCACGCGGGTGTGGCGGAACTGGCAGACGCACTGGATTTAGGTTCCAGCGCCGCAAGGCGTGGAGGTTCGACTCCTCTCACCCGCACCACTATCGCCGGCCAACCTCGAATATTCAAAGACGGGATCGAACAGAAATGAATGTGACTGAAACTCTGAACGAAGGGCTGCGCCGCAAGCTCGATGTGACCATTCCGGCGACGGTGCTCGCATCCAAGCTCGACGAAAAGCTCGACGAGGTTCGGGGCAAGGTTCAGCTCAAGGGCTTCCGGCCTGGCAAGGTGCCGACCGCGCACCTCAAGAAGGTCTATGGCCGTTCGCTGATGAGCGAAGTGCTCCAGGATTCGATCAACGACACCGTCAACAAGACGCTCGAGGAACGTTCGGAAAAGGCCGCCAGCCAGCCCGAGATCGACCTGTCCGAGGACCAGGCGGTGATCAACCGCGTGCTCGATGGCGAAGGCGATCTGCAGTTTTCGGTGAGCTACGAAGTGCTGCCGCCTGTCGAGCTGATGGATTTCTCCACCATCAAGCTCGAGCGTCCGGTGGTCGAGGTGACCGAGAAGGACATCGACGAGGAAGTCGAGAAGTTCTTCAAGCAGAACCGCGGTTATGAGGACAAGGGTGACGAAGGCATCGTCGAAAATGGCGACCGCGTGGGTCTTTCCTTCGTCGGCAAGATCGATGGCGAGCCGTTCGAAGGCGGTTCTGCGGACCACACCCACCTGGTCGTGGGATCGGGCCAGTTCATCCCCGGTTTCGAAGAAGCTCTGATCGGCATCAAGAAAGGCGAGGAAAAGACCATCAAGGTCACCTTCCCCGATGACTACCAGAACGAAGAGCTGGCCGGAAAGAAGGCCGAGTTCGACGTCAAGATGCTGCATGTCGACGGACCCAAGGCCGATGTCGAGCTCAATGATGAGTTCGCCAAGACGCTCGGGCTTGAAGACCTCGCCGCTCTCAAGAAGGCGATCGGCGACCAGATCGAGGCGCAGAACAAGAACCTCTCCCAGCAGCGGCTGAAGCGCCTGGTGCTCGATGCGCTGGATGAAGGCCACAAGTTCGACGTGCCCGAAAAGCTCGTCGAGGCGGAGTTCAACGCCATCTGGAACCGCGTGAAGCACGAGGTGGAGCACCACGGCAAGACCTTCGAATCCGAAGGCACCACCGAGGAGAAGGCCCGCGAGGACTACCAGAAGATCGCCGAGCGCCGCGTGCGCCTGGGGCTGGTGGTTGCCGAGATCGGCAATGTTAACGATGTGACGGTGACCGACGAAGAGCATCAGCAGGCGCTGATCGCCGAGGTCCGCCGCTTCCCCGGCCAGGAACAGCAGGTCTACGACTACTACCGCAAGAACCCCAATGCGCTGGCAAGCCTGCGGGCGCCGATCTTTGAGAACAAGGTTGTCGATTTCGTGGTGGAAAAGGCCGATGTCACCGACAAGCCGATCGGCCGCGAAGAACTGGTGAAGCTGGTTCGCGAGGGCGAGGACAGCTTCGACATCGACAACGATCACGAGCACTAGGCTCGCACGTTTGTTGGGTTTGAAAAGGGGCCGCGAGGCCCCTTTTGGTTGCGGGGCGCCGAGGATGAAGCGACGTGTGGCGTTTCTTCCGATGCAACGCTGGATTTCGGGAACAAGAATGACGGTTGGAGGTGGTCGGCTGCAGCCAAGCCACCGCTGTTGCTTGCGATCACGGCCACGTTATCGACACAGACATGATTTCAAACGGGCTCCGCAACGCTTGCGGGGTCCGCTTCGTTTAGGGGAGCCCTATCAGCTTCGGAGTTCCTTTCGCGTGCAGGACCTGCTTACTCCAAAACAGATGGCCCTGGCCGACAAGCTCGCTGTCGAAAACGGCGTGGCGTCGATGACGCTAATGGAGAATGCGGGGCAGGCGGTCGCTTATGAGGTCAGCCAGCGGTTTCCGCTTCAGCCGGTGCTCGTGCTCTGCGGGCCGGGGAACAATGGCGGAGATGGTTTCGTGGTCGCGCGCCTGCTCTCGGAGCGCGGATGGCCGGTGCGGTTGGGGCTGACCTGCGCCAAGGGTGAGCTCAAGGGCGACGCGGCGATGATGGCGCGGATGTGGGGCGGGAGCATCGAAAAAGCGCAGCCTCAGATGTGTTCCGACTTCGGGATCATCGTCGATGCGCTGCTCGGCGGCGGATTGTCGCGGGACGTCGACGAGGAGATGGCCGGACTGGTGGAGGCCATCAATGCCAGTGGAGCGCAGGTGATCGCCGTCGATATTCCGACAGGGGTGGATGGCGAGAGCGGCGAGATCCGCGGCGTGGCGGTCAAGGCGAACCTGACGGTGACGTTCTTCCGGCACAAGCCCGGACATCTGCTCGAACCGGGGGGCGGGCTGTGCGGGGAGGTATTGCTGGCCGATATCGGTATTCCCGATGCGGTGCTGGCGGAGATAGACGTCAAGCTCTTTGAGAACGATCCCCGACTATGGCGATTGCCGGTGCGTGAAACCGCCGGGCACAAATTCGATGCGGGACATTGCGTGGTGGTGTCGGGAGACGCGCTGCACACCGGAGCGACGCGGCTTTCCGCCATGGGCGCGGCGCGGATCGGGGCGGGGCTGGTAACGCTGGCCGGCGAACGCGAGGCGTTGATGGTGCATGCGGCGCATGTCACCGCGATTATGCTGGCCGAGGCGGCGGACGCGGAAGAACTCGCTGAACTGTTGGAAGATGTCCGCAAGAACGTCGTCGTGATGGGGCCGGGG from Pelagibacterium sp. 26DY04 harbors:
- a CDS encoding NAD(P)H-hydrate dehydratase, giving the protein MQDLLTPKQMALADKLAVENGVASMTLMENAGQAVAYEVSQRFPLQPVLVLCGPGNNGGDGFVVARLLSERGWPVRLGLTCAKGELKGDAAMMARMWGGSIEKAQPQMCSDFGIIVDALLGGGLSRDVDEEMAGLVEAINASGAQVIAVDIPTGVDGESGEIRGVAVKANLTVTFFRHKPGHLLEPGGGLCGEVLLADIGIPDAVLAEIDVKLFENDPRLWRLPVRETAGHKFDAGHCVVVSGDALHTGATRLSAMGAARIGAGLVTLAGEREALMVHAAHVTAIMLAEAADAEELAELLEDVRKNVVVMGPGMGVDVRTRAMVLAALESGARLVLDADAMTSFEGESETLFKAIGRREPGSVVLTPHMGEFKRLFGEIQGAKTEKATAAAERSGAVVLLKGSDTVIAHPEGRAVINTTGTPLLATAGAGDVLAGLIGGLLAQGMDTLGAACASAYIHGRAATAFGKRGMVAEDLPGMVPVVLDDIALY
- a CDS encoding P-II family nitrogen regulator, which encodes MKKIEAIVKPFKLDEVKEALQEVGLQGITVTEAKGFGRQKGHTELYRGAEYVVDFLPKVKVEVVVPDQLADKAIEAIRNAAQTGRIGDGKIFVSTVEQAIRIRTGESGDEAL
- the tig gene encoding trigger factor, yielding MNVTETLNEGLRRKLDVTIPATVLASKLDEKLDEVRGKVQLKGFRPGKVPTAHLKKVYGRSLMSEVLQDSINDTVNKTLEERSEKAASQPEIDLSEDQAVINRVLDGEGDLQFSVSYEVLPPVELMDFSTIKLERPVVEVTEKDIDEEVEKFFKQNRGYEDKGDEGIVENGDRVGLSFVGKIDGEPFEGGSADHTHLVVGSGQFIPGFEEALIGIKKGEEKTIKVTFPDDYQNEELAGKKAEFDVKMLHVDGPKADVELNDEFAKTLGLEDLAALKKAIGDQIEAQNKNLSQQRLKRLVLDALDEGHKFDVPEKLVEAEFNAIWNRVKHEVEHHGKTFESEGTTEEKAREDYQKIAERRVRLGLVVAEIGNVNDVTVTDEEHQQALIAEVRRFPGQEQQVYDYYRKNPNALASLRAPIFENKVVDFVVEKADVTDKPIGREELVKLVREGEDSFDIDNDHEH
- a CDS encoding sigma-70 family RNA polymerase sigma factor, whose translation is MAGTLHQDAAESFSPLRPKLIRIAYRMLGSVAEAEDVVQDAFVRWMAVDQSTVRDAEAFLRRIVTRLSLDVLKSARRQRETYVGPWLPEPVVGPELDEVDDVTLPLMMALERLTPLERAAFLLHDVFGIGFDEVARTIGRDPAACRQLASRARAHVRAERPRFEVTRERGFEIAQAFFAASREGDMGRLRTLLADDVTACSDGGGKRSAAAVPIVGIEDVVRVHAGLADFFARDNNMSKLVRYDVINGLPGFLTIESDGTVQTTALEIVDGKVVGIYIVRNPDKLRHLNGGKLH
- the glnA gene encoding type I glutamate--ammonia ligase, which produces MSSANDLMKKIKDEGIKYVDLRFTDMRGKLQHVTMDASVVDADMFEEGVMFDGSSIAGWKAINESDMVLMPDNDSAYVDPFFSAPTLCVNCDILEPATYQPYNRDPRSIAKKAEAYVATSGIGDSVVFGPEPEFFLFDDVKYSTTTYNVGFAVDAGELMANSNADYEGGNTGHHIGLKKGYFPVPPLDSAQDIRGEMLEALAAMGVTVEKHHHEVASAQHELGIKFAPMIKSADQVLLYKYGVHQVAQAYGKTATFMPKPVYGDNGSGMHCHQSIWKDGQPLFAGDGYAGLSETCLFYIGGVIKHAKAINAFTNPTTNSYKRLVPGFEAPVLLAYSARNRSASCRIPFGQSPKSKRVEVRFPDPLANPYLAFTALLMAGLDGIKNKIHPGDPMDKDLYELPKEELKDIPTVSASLREALDSLDKDRDFLKAGGVMDDDFIDAYIALKMEEVIKFEHTPHPVEYEMYYSA
- a CDS encoding BON domain-containing protein — protein: MARYVHRHGHTVVSDRFWGETPGLSRLGRPDPRGRSGGYYGSNEDDEYDPYDFDLPREGPEGRPRSNQGIKRPTHVDVGYEPDQPVPGGWGLADPAGERHRRGYAGRGPKSYQRRDDRILEDVSDRLMEDPFLDASGIEVSVNAGEVRLDGSVDARADKRRAEDIAETVSGVGNVQNNLRVQHRDVSRS
- a CDS encoding metallophosphoesterase, with protein sequence MTKARKSLKVAAIGDLHVKEDGSRSYSELFSEISEVADVLVLAGDITDLGRPAEAEMLAGQLKSCSIPVVGVLGNHDYECGAVEEVSAIIKDAGVHLLEGQSTTIDGVDFVGVKGFAGGFGRYMLSSFGEPAIKAMVSESTHEAMNLENALRHVESDRVLVVLHYSPISETLQGEPVEIFPFLGSSRLAETVDRFKVSAIVHGHAHHGSYQGKTPGGAPVYNVAAPIPKPDGKPYALLSI
- a CDS encoding DUF2267 domain-containing protein, whose amino-acid sequence is MSANGLDVFDKTLQTTNIWLDEIMAEHGPDRQVAWHILGSVLRTTRDKLPPDLSAHLGGQLPLLVRGAYYDQYQPARQPSQLRTRDEFLQAVKDDLQFTRPIDAEDAVKSVYRVLDRHIDRGQAEKVRAALNEDIRTLWASGETVGNA